Proteins encoded by one window of Candidatus Sumerlaea chitinivorans:
- a CDS encoding Inosose isomerase → MTHPVTLFTGQWADLPLEELCRHAKEMGYDGLELACWGDHFDVWQAVADDTYCERKIQLLDSYGLRVFAISNHLVGQAVCDDIDARHRAILPQHVWGDGNPEGVRQRAAQEMMRTAQAAARLGVKVVNGFTGSSIWRYLYSFPPVPKDMIDAGFEDFARRWRPVLDEFQKYDVRFALEVHPTEIAFDIVTAQRALDVLDYHPAFGFNFDPSHLAYQGVDYIEFLRRFHQRIFHVHMKDVTWAPAPALSGVFGGHLDFGDPRRYWDFRSLGRGRIDFEAIIRALHEIHYTGPLSVEWEDAGMDRFHGAREACAFVRRLDFPPSAQKFDAAFSNE, encoded by the coding sequence ATGACACATCCAGTGACCTTGTTTACGGGCCAATGGGCGGATCTCCCACTCGAGGAGCTCTGCCGCCACGCAAAGGAAATGGGCTACGATGGGCTCGAACTCGCCTGTTGGGGCGACCATTTCGACGTATGGCAGGCCGTGGCGGACGATACGTATTGCGAACGCAAGATCCAGCTTCTCGACAGCTATGGGCTTCGCGTCTTTGCGATTTCCAACCATCTCGTCGGACAGGCGGTCTGCGATGACATTGATGCTCGGCACCGCGCTATTCTTCCGCAGCATGTCTGGGGCGACGGAAATCCCGAGGGAGTTCGCCAACGTGCTGCCCAAGAGATGATGCGGACGGCCCAAGCGGCGGCTCGTCTCGGCGTCAAGGTTGTCAACGGCTTCACAGGGAGCAGCATCTGGCGCTACCTCTACTCGTTTCCGCCGGTTCCGAAAGATATGATTGACGCCGGGTTTGAAGACTTCGCTCGTCGTTGGCGACCGGTCCTCGATGAGTTTCAGAAATATGATGTGCGTTTTGCTCTGGAGGTCCACCCGACGGAGATCGCGTTTGATATCGTAACGGCGCAACGAGCGCTTGATGTTTTGGACTATCATCCAGCGTTCGGCTTCAATTTTGATCCCAGCCATCTCGCCTATCAAGGTGTCGACTACATCGAGTTCCTGCGACGCTTTCATCAGCGGATCTTTCACGTGCACATGAAAGATGTGACGTGGGCCCCTGCCCCGGCGTTGAGCGGGGTTTTCGGCGGCCACTTGGATTTCGGCGACCCGCGTCGCTACTGGGATTTTCGTTCGCTTGGCCGCGGACGCATTGATTTCGAAGCCATCATCCGCGCTCTGCACGAAATCCACTACACTGGCCCACTATCGGTGGAGTGGGAGGATGCGGGAATGGACCGCTTCCACGGCGCGCGCGAAGCCTGTGCTTTTGTTCGCCGATTGGATTTTCCACCCTCCGCCCAGAAATTTGATGCAGCCTTCTCCAACGAGTAG
- a CDS encoding Menaquinone via futalosine step 3, giving the protein MRIQGLSIITQGEQLAMNIQDILSRVTAGERLTEDQALALLRSNDLGSLGAAAHIIRKKLHPQPVVTYIIERNINYSNVCAADCDFCGFYVKPHERGRAYVLSREQFDEKLTELVRVGGRQILMQGGLHPSLPFEWYEELLSYIKNRYHVHIHAFSPPEIYWFARLYKMPVRQVLERLHAAGLDSLPGGGGEILVDRVRKSITRNKVLTDGWLDVMRTVAECGMRGTATMMFGHVETLEERVEHLRRLRELQDECGVFTAFICWTYQKSPDLPLQCPTAGAFDYLKTLAVARLYLDNIPHFQASWVTQGAKIGQVSLFFGCDDMGSTMIEENVVSAAGTTYKLDAREIERLIRDAGFEPRRRNFYYDATEEPRRPNLEPQPAALTDK; this is encoded by the coding sequence ATGCGCATCCAAGGGCTTTCTATAATAACGCAAGGCGAGCAACTGGCAATGAACATCCAAGACATTCTCAGCAGAGTTACCGCTGGCGAGAGACTCACCGAAGATCAGGCACTCGCACTTTTACGAAGCAATGATCTCGGCTCTCTTGGTGCTGCGGCACACATCATTCGCAAGAAGCTTCATCCACAACCTGTCGTCACATATATCATCGAGCGCAACATCAACTACTCAAATGTCTGCGCGGCGGACTGCGACTTTTGCGGGTTCTATGTAAAACCCCACGAACGGGGTCGCGCGTATGTTCTGAGTCGGGAACAATTTGACGAGAAACTCACGGAGCTGGTTCGCGTTGGTGGACGCCAGATTCTGATGCAGGGCGGGCTTCATCCGTCCCTCCCGTTTGAGTGGTACGAAGAATTGCTTTCCTACATCAAGAACCGCTACCACGTTCACATCCATGCGTTTTCCCCTCCGGAGATTTACTGGTTCGCCCGGCTTTACAAAATGCCTGTGCGACAAGTGCTGGAGCGCCTCCACGCCGCTGGGCTGGACTCACTGCCCGGAGGCGGCGGAGAAATCCTTGTAGATCGCGTCAGGAAATCCATCACGCGCAACAAGGTGCTGACGGATGGTTGGCTGGACGTGATGCGTACAGTTGCAGAGTGTGGTATGCGCGGGACGGCCACGATGATGTTCGGCCACGTGGAGACTCTGGAAGAACGGGTGGAGCACCTACGACGACTACGCGAGCTCCAAGATGAGTGCGGCGTGTTTACCGCATTCATTTGCTGGACTTATCAGAAGTCGCCCGATTTACCCCTTCAGTGCCCCACCGCTGGGGCTTTTGATTATCTGAAAACCTTAGCCGTGGCCCGCCTCTACCTCGATAACATTCCCCATTTTCAGGCGTCGTGGGTCACCCAAGGTGCCAAGATCGGCCAAGTGTCGTTGTTTTTCGGTTGCGACGACATGGGAAGTACCATGATCGAAGAGAACGTGGTGAGCGCAGCGGGGACGACGTATAAGCTGGATGCGCGCGAGATCGAGCGACTCATTCGTGACGCTGGCTTCGAGCCGCGCCGACGAAACTTCTATTACGACGCCACTGAGGAGCCGCGGCGGCCGAATCTGGAGCCTCAGCCGGCAGCCTTAACTGATAAGTGA
- a CDS encoding 5'-nucleotidase YjjG, with the protein MKHIREVEFIFFDVGNIFVSDDPAAAYLYRRLYEEMGGEARLSPEEFFALRDEHVSRGGNLWSFVKSILPAEIYAEWRAAARRSLFEQWEQYAPPIPQMPELVPQLAQHYRLGLIANQPVQVEPLLRKRGLWEYFEVTAISEALGIEKPDARIFQWALEQASIPPTRALMVGDRIDNDVVPAKRLGMKTIWLSLDFDLRGWTPTDAFERAYAESVRRHCVTTVGPANESEQPDAVARSAHELRTLLLPRTVVPERV; encoded by the coding sequence GTGAAACACATACGGGAAGTGGAGTTCATATTCTTCGATGTCGGGAATATTTTTGTCAGCGACGACCCTGCCGCAGCCTACCTGTACCGCCGTCTTTACGAGGAAATGGGAGGAGAAGCGCGACTGAGTCCTGAGGAGTTTTTTGCGCTGCGGGACGAACACGTTAGCCGCGGCGGGAACCTCTGGTCATTCGTGAAGTCCATTCTGCCCGCAGAAATCTATGCCGAATGGCGCGCCGCTGCACGACGGAGTTTGTTCGAGCAGTGGGAACAGTACGCTCCGCCAATTCCCCAGATGCCGGAACTTGTGCCGCAACTGGCGCAACACTACCGCCTTGGGCTCATCGCGAATCAGCCGGTTCAAGTAGAACCTCTGCTCCGCAAGCGCGGGCTTTGGGAGTACTTTGAGGTGACCGCGATCAGCGAGGCCTTAGGGATCGAGAAGCCTGACGCGAGAATTTTTCAGTGGGCTTTGGAGCAAGCCTCCATTCCTCCCACTCGTGCCTTGATGGTCGGCGATCGCATCGACAACGATGTCGTCCCAGCCAAGCGACTCGGAATGAAGACCATATGGTTGAGCCTTGATTTCGATCTGAGAGGCTGGACACCCACAGATGCATTTGAAAGGGCCTACGCTGAAAGCGTAAGGAGACACTGCGTGACAACAGTCGGCCCAGCAAACGAAAGTGAGCAACCCGATGCGGTTGCTCGCTCGGCTCACGAGCTACGGACTCTGCTTCTTCCTCGGACCGTCGTGCCCGAACGAGTTTAG
- a CDS encoding Ribulose-5-phosphate 4-epimerase: MQTEIGREEPYFDEGAMREALCEIGRRVWMREYVASNDGNFSVRLSSDRVLATPTMVSKGFMRPEELAIVTLDGNQVSGPRPVTSELKMHLAIYRARPDVRAVVHVHPPHATAFAITRRPLPKCVLPEVEVLLGEIPMTPYETPGTHAFAEVLLPYVRDHNAFLLTNHGAVTVGQDPYEAYYRMETLDQYCRILILAAHIGDWQQLDHEQVVSLLKIREKLGYRDRRLEEKDRPLCSPEVPPRRASLEDTGRSLEGCAGPRHKHEELIAEITRRVLARLRQG, from the coding sequence ATGCAAACGGAGATTGGCCGCGAGGAACCCTATTTTGACGAAGGTGCGATGCGCGAAGCCTTGTGCGAGATTGGGCGACGCGTTTGGATGCGTGAATATGTGGCGTCCAACGACGGGAATTTCTCGGTCCGGCTAAGTTCCGACCGCGTGCTGGCCACCCCAACGATGGTGAGCAAGGGATTCATGCGACCCGAGGAGCTGGCCATTGTGACTTTGGACGGGAACCAAGTGAGTGGCCCACGGCCGGTGACGAGCGAACTGAAAATGCATCTGGCAATTTACAGGGCGCGCCCGGATGTGCGGGCTGTGGTCCATGTGCACCCGCCCCATGCCACAGCTTTTGCGATTACGCGCCGCCCTCTTCCCAAATGCGTGCTGCCCGAAGTCGAAGTGCTGCTGGGGGAAATTCCAATGACTCCTTACGAGACCCCAGGGACACATGCCTTTGCCGAGGTGCTTCTCCCCTACGTGCGCGACCACAACGCATTTCTGCTCACCAATCATGGGGCAGTGACCGTTGGGCAGGATCCGTACGAAGCGTATTATCGCATGGAAACACTCGATCAGTATTGCCGGATCTTGATTCTGGCTGCGCATATTGGGGATTGGCAACAATTGGACCACGAGCAAGTTGTCTCGTTGCTGAAAATCCGCGAGAAACTTGGCTACCGAGACCGGCGCTTGGAAGAGAAAGATCGACCATTATGTTCGCCGGAGGTCCCCCCACGCCGGGCCTCGCTGGAAGATACGGGGCGTAGTCTTGAGGGATGTGCAGGTCCAAGACACAAGCACGAAGAGCTAATCGCGGAAATCACGCGACGTGTGCTGGCAAGGCTTCGACAAGGATAA
- a CDS encoding FenI, with protein sequence MVDLQRWGYRNVMVESFWGGQTIYPSKVFPPKTNDGKDWLKIICEAGARHNIRVHAWIHTFFWGLRANLTSGSLLAQHPHWIEQTLDGQLPQSGERDYVFASPAVREVRAALGKLVDELCERDIVGINIDYIRYPFTVPDSGYNPVAVERFRNETGLDARTITKDLTPNSPWMRWVEFRERMVTETVEELSSRIRFNSARSGRRILVSAAYFPGYKKERGSNPKCQNWYVWVERGLLDLSTPMCYSPSLEGLKEELAEVREVHVGKPTACIPGLAVGRFSSPHPPYLQQLELARNAGFPAIAVFKYETLKDEIEKLK encoded by the coding sequence ATGGTAGATCTCCAGCGGTGGGGCTACCGCAATGTCATGGTCGAGTCGTTCTGGGGAGGGCAAACGATCTATCCGTCAAAAGTGTTTCCGCCGAAAACGAACGACGGCAAAGACTGGCTAAAGATCATTTGTGAAGCTGGCGCTCGGCATAATATCCGTGTCCACGCGTGGATTCACACTTTCTTCTGGGGGCTCAGAGCAAACCTCACCAGTGGCTCGCTCTTAGCCCAGCACCCCCACTGGATCGAACAAACGCTCGACGGGCAACTCCCCCAATCAGGCGAACGTGACTACGTTTTTGCCAGCCCAGCCGTGCGCGAGGTACGTGCTGCGCTTGGCAAGCTTGTGGATGAGCTCTGTGAGCGCGACATCGTGGGAATTAATATCGACTATATTCGTTATCCGTTCACGGTTCCTGATTCAGGTTACAACCCAGTGGCTGTTGAGCGCTTCCGCAACGAGACCGGCCTCGACGCACGCACGATCACCAAGGATCTCACACCCAATTCACCTTGGATGCGGTGGGTGGAGTTTCGCGAGCGCATGGTCACCGAGACCGTGGAAGAATTGAGTAGTCGGATTCGTTTTAACTCAGCCCGCTCTGGACGTCGTATCCTTGTCTCGGCTGCGTATTTTCCCGGTTACAAGAAGGAACGCGGCTCGAACCCCAAGTGCCAAAATTGGTATGTGTGGGTCGAGCGCGGACTTCTCGACCTGTCCACCCCAATGTGCTACAGCCCGAGTTTGGAAGGCTTGAAAGAGGAGCTCGCTGAAGTTCGCGAGGTGCACGTCGGAAAACCAACAGCTTGTATTCCGGGCCTCGCGGTCGGCAGGTTCTCAAGTCCTCACCCGCCCTACCTCCAGCAGCTTGAGCTCGCGCGGAACGCCGGCTTCCCGGCCATTGCTGTTTTTAAGTATGAAACCCTAAAGGACGAAATCGAAAAGCTAAAGTAA
- a CDS encoding Malate dehydrogenase: MRRNKITIVGAGNVGATAAHWAAVKELGDIVLVDVVEGIPQGKGLDLLEAGPVELFDCNIVGTNSYEPTEGSDIVIITAGIARKPGMSRDDLLKTNAGIVKSVAEQAVKYSPNAIFIVVSNPLDVMAYVTYKVTGLPKNRVVGMAGILDTARYRTFIAQEAGVSVEDIQALVLGGHGDDMVPLVSYTTISGIPVTQFIPRERLDAIVQRTRDGGIEIVNYLKTGSAYYAPSAAAIQMAEAILRDKKRVLPCSAWLEGEFALRDVFVGVPVVLGANGIEKIIEVSLTDEEFAALRQSAEHVRANMAKVEL; the protein is encoded by the coding sequence ATGCGTAGAAACAAGATCACTATCGTCGGTGCGGGGAATGTCGGGGCGACTGCGGCTCACTGGGCAGCAGTTAAGGAGCTTGGGGATATCGTTCTTGTGGACGTGGTCGAGGGAATTCCGCAAGGCAAAGGCCTCGACCTGCTCGAAGCCGGTCCTGTGGAACTCTTCGACTGTAATATTGTGGGGACAAACAGCTACGAGCCCACGGAAGGCAGCGATATCGTTATCATCACCGCTGGCATTGCGCGAAAACCGGGGATGTCGCGCGATGACCTGCTCAAAACCAATGCGGGTATTGTGAAAAGTGTTGCGGAGCAAGCGGTCAAGTACTCACCCAATGCCATCTTTATTGTGGTGTCGAACCCCCTCGACGTGATGGCCTACGTCACATACAAGGTGACCGGCTTGCCAAAGAACCGCGTCGTCGGTATGGCGGGAATTCTGGACACTGCACGCTATCGCACCTTCATCGCACAGGAAGCGGGAGTCTCCGTTGAGGACATTCAAGCTCTTGTGCTGGGTGGCCATGGCGATGACATGGTTCCGCTCGTCAGCTACACGACGATTAGCGGTATTCCCGTTACTCAGTTTATTCCTCGCGAACGGCTGGACGCGATTGTTCAACGTACCCGCGATGGCGGAATCGAAATCGTGAATTATCTTAAGACCGGCAGTGCCTACTATGCCCCCAGTGCTGCCGCAATCCAAATGGCCGAGGCCATCCTCCGCGACAAGAAGCGCGTGCTCCCGTGTTCGGCGTGGCTGGAGGGAGAATTCGCGCTGCGTGACGTGTTTGTTGGGGTGCCCGTGGTGCTTGGAGCGAATGGCATTGAGAAAATCATCGAGGTGTCCCTGACCGACGAAGAATTCGCTGCTCTCCGCCAGAGCGCCGAGCATGTCCGCGCGAATATGGCAAAGGTCGAGCTCTAA
- a CDS encoding TPR repeat-containing protein: protein MGRKRRAQQVKTLDLAMQVGGPTHKHLKASPHVLAPALLIAVTAITFLPTLFNDFTNWDDNINLTENPLLIPPTWWGLWQFWKAPFENLYVPLFYTSYFVDLLLGGGVPRASITHAINVLLHCTNVGLAFWLICYLLDKLADSTDLRAHTGVSRVVACALGASVFALHPLQVEAVAWATGRKDLLAGFFTLWAFARYLRYTESRSSAAASPRAAFLRECAGLALFLLALLAKPSVVVLPVVLALLEFWRRTGWREIARRTAPWFVLALVWTLLTSRTQELTPEARAQLTPLWTRPFIAADAIMFYLKKLVWPVDLVAVYGRTPLVAINDPFVWFTLPLLVIATGMALWRRGVVGFAFLMFEVFLLPNSGLVPFVYQQHSTVADRYAYLSLLGAGLGVAAVLARVFAQPSPARRKFAMAVALGVSAVAAFLSFRQTLVWRTSQTLWENAVKSVPDVALSRANLAAVYMKQDRREEAIQECRRAIELDPRQERAHSNLGVLLLWKGETTAALAHLRRAIEIRPTYGQPHAHLGDYYARSGKIQDAMREYQEAIRLDPKATHAYVGLAYCYFRLGRLKESEDTLLQSIATRPHHASVWVIYGNFLADVGRKREAAAAFQHALTLDPSNREAREKLNALGETRPADESAGQ from the coding sequence ATGGGACGTAAACGCCGAGCACAACAAGTCAAAACGCTGGATCTCGCAATGCAAGTGGGGGGCCCCACGCACAAGCACTTGAAGGCAAGCCCACACGTTCTGGCCCCTGCGCTCTTAATCGCGGTGACGGCCATCACGTTCTTGCCGACTCTCTTCAATGATTTCACGAACTGGGACGATAACATCAATCTCACCGAGAACCCCCTTCTCATTCCTCCGACTTGGTGGGGACTTTGGCAGTTTTGGAAAGCCCCCTTCGAGAACCTCTATGTTCCCCTCTTTTATACTTCCTACTTTGTAGACTTGTTGCTTGGCGGCGGAGTTCCGCGGGCATCGATCACACACGCCATAAATGTTCTACTGCATTGCACAAATGTCGGACTGGCGTTTTGGTTAATCTGCTATTTATTAGATAAGTTAGCAGATTCGACCGACCTGCGTGCACATACCGGCGTATCACGAGTGGTCGCGTGTGCACTGGGAGCATCAGTGTTCGCTCTCCATCCCTTGCAGGTGGAGGCGGTAGCATGGGCAACGGGCCGGAAAGATCTGCTTGCCGGCTTCTTCACCCTGTGGGCGTTCGCAAGGTATCTACGCTACACAGAATCGCGTAGCTCCGCCGCTGCCTCCCCGCGCGCCGCGTTCTTACGCGAATGTGCCGGCCTTGCGCTATTCCTCCTCGCGCTCTTGGCGAAACCTTCAGTAGTTGTGTTGCCAGTGGTGCTGGCGCTCTTGGAATTCTGGCGTCGAACAGGCTGGCGCGAGATCGCACGGCGCACGGCACCTTGGTTTGTCCTCGCGCTTGTGTGGACATTGCTCACCTCGCGGACACAAGAGCTGACGCCTGAAGCGCGGGCACAGCTCACCCCGCTCTGGACGAGACCCTTTATCGCGGCCGACGCAATCATGTTTTATCTAAAAAAGCTCGTTTGGCCCGTCGATTTGGTTGCTGTTTACGGGCGGACCCCGCTGGTCGCGATAAACGATCCTTTCGTCTGGTTTACTTTGCCCCTGCTTGTGATTGCAACCGGCATGGCTCTCTGGCGACGCGGTGTCGTGGGTTTTGCCTTTCTGATGTTCGAGGTATTTCTTCTTCCCAATTCCGGGTTAGTCCCCTTTGTTTATCAGCAGCATTCTACTGTGGCGGATCGCTACGCTTATCTCTCGCTCTTGGGGGCTGGGCTTGGTGTGGCCGCCGTCCTTGCACGCGTGTTTGCGCAACCGTCTCCTGCGCGCCGAAAGTTTGCCATGGCTGTTGCTCTTGGTGTGTCAGCAGTAGCTGCTTTTCTCTCTTTTCGCCAAACGCTGGTGTGGCGAACAAGCCAGACTCTTTGGGAAAATGCTGTGAAAAGTGTGCCCGATGTTGCTCTTTCCCGTGCGAACCTTGCTGCCGTTTACATGAAACAGGATCGCCGCGAGGAGGCGATTCAGGAATGCCGCCGCGCCATCGAGCTCGATCCACGTCAAGAGCGCGCGCACTCGAACTTGGGCGTGCTTCTACTATGGAAGGGGGAAACCACCGCCGCTTTGGCTCACCTGCGGCGCGCGATCGAGATCCGCCCCACTTACGGGCAGCCCCATGCACATCTGGGAGACTACTACGCACGTAGCGGCAAGATCCAGGACGCTATGCGCGAATACCAAGAGGCAATCCGTTTGGACCCAAAAGCAACCCACGCCTATGTCGGTCTCGCCTACTGCTACTTTCGTCTGGGGCGTCTTAAGGAAAGTGAAGATACGCTCTTGCAATCGATTGCCACGCGCCCTCACCATGCGTCAGTCTGGGTTATTTATGGGAA
- a CDS encoding Inosose isomerase, producing MIHETPLLDIRIGTLVPGVRAPEYIPQILPYGFESFSLTFGPADSGVDFAKLSDAVKRALGDSGAVISSLGVFGNPLGTTEEDARLRELFERAIDSVHLFGADIVAGFAGRVRGASIPDSIPRFKEVFGPLAKRAADQGVRIAFENCAMGGNWQTGDWNIAHNPDAWELMFDALPDNNLGLEWEPCHQLVQLIEPVAQLRKWVRKVFHLHGKDATIRWDVVRTHGIQGAVPWCFHRTPGFGDTNWSDIISELRMGGFRGSIDIEGWHDPVYRDDLEMTGQVRALRYLKECRGGEFVPNPK from the coding sequence ATGATCCACGAGACCCCACTACTCGACATTCGCATTGGCACACTCGTGCCGGGCGTACGTGCGCCGGAATACATTCCGCAGATTCTACCTTATGGCTTCGAGAGTTTCAGTCTAACGTTTGGCCCAGCGGACTCAGGCGTGGATTTTGCGAAGCTGAGTGACGCAGTGAAGCGCGCGCTTGGAGACTCGGGTGCAGTAATTAGCTCTCTTGGTGTGTTTGGCAATCCGTTGGGCACAACAGAGGAAGATGCTCGTTTGCGTGAGCTCTTTGAGAGAGCGATCGACTCGGTGCATCTTTTTGGTGCGGACATCGTGGCTGGCTTTGCCGGCCGGGTGCGCGGAGCTTCCATCCCCGATTCCATTCCGCGTTTCAAAGAGGTCTTCGGTCCGTTGGCCAAACGCGCAGCGGACCAAGGGGTGCGCATTGCCTTTGAAAACTGCGCGATGGGGGGAAACTGGCAGACCGGCGACTGGAACATCGCCCATAATCCAGATGCTTGGGAACTGATGTTTGACGCTCTCCCCGACAACAATCTGGGATTGGAGTGGGAACCCTGCCACCAGCTTGTCCAACTCATCGAGCCAGTTGCGCAATTACGCAAGTGGGTAAGAAAGGTTTTTCATCTGCACGGCAAAGATGCTACGATTCGTTGGGATGTTGTGCGCACCCACGGAATTCAGGGCGCCGTGCCGTGGTGCTTCCATCGAACGCCGGGGTTTGGCGATACCAACTGGAGCGACATCATCAGTGAACTGCGAATGGGTGGTTTCCGGGGCTCCATTGATATCGAAGGTTGGCACGACCCTGTCTATCGAGACGATTTGGAAATGACCGGGCAAGTGCGCGCCCTGCGCTACTTGAAGGAATGTCGCGGCGGGGAGTTCGTCCCAAATCCGAAATAG
- a CDS encoding Nucleoside-diphosphate-sugar epimerase has product MKPRKWRMGMVGGGIGAFIGAVHRMAAQLDSAIELVCGAFSSDPHRSRESGLALGVLPERSYRSWEEMFVRELLLPPTVRMDFVSIVTPNHLHFPIAEAALQAGFPVVCDKPLCRTLDEARKLFALARQTKLPFCVTYNYSGYPLVKHARWLVLSGKLGRVRKVVVEYPQGWLARPIEREGQKQASWRTNPEFAGLGGAIGDIGTHAAHLAEYVTGQRITHVCADLTSFVEGRVLDDDASVLLRFSEGARGILHASQVCIDEENGLSIRVYGTEGGLEWHQEEPNTLILKWPNRPREIVRAGVNSHADLAPAARAACRLPLGHPEGFIEAFANVYRGFTQALACRAGESVPDPQRLDYPTVEEGARGVAFVEAVIRSAKSDAAKWVPVADLRSEEANP; this is encoded by the coding sequence GTGAAACCGCGAAAATGGCGAATGGGTATGGTCGGTGGGGGGATTGGCGCTTTCATTGGAGCAGTCCACCGAATGGCTGCCCAGCTTGACAGCGCGATTGAGCTCGTCTGTGGCGCCTTCAGTTCGGATCCGCACCGAAGCCGTGAAAGTGGTCTCGCGCTCGGCGTGTTGCCCGAGCGCAGCTACCGGTCGTGGGAAGAAATGTTTGTCCGCGAACTCCTTCTGCCGCCCACTGTGCGCATGGACTTCGTCTCAATCGTCACGCCAAATCATCTTCACTTTCCAATTGCAGAAGCCGCGTTACAGGCGGGGTTTCCAGTCGTCTGCGATAAGCCATTGTGCCGGACACTGGACGAAGCGCGCAAATTGTTCGCTCTCGCGCGGCAAACGAAGCTACCTTTTTGCGTAACCTACAATTACTCGGGTTATCCGCTTGTGAAGCACGCCCGCTGGCTTGTTCTCAGCGGCAAGCTCGGTAGGGTCCGAAAAGTCGTCGTCGAGTACCCCCAAGGCTGGCTCGCGCGGCCAATTGAGCGCGAGGGCCAAAAGCAGGCCTCGTGGCGTACCAACCCAGAGTTCGCCGGACTCGGCGGCGCAATTGGAGATATTGGGACTCACGCTGCCCACCTTGCCGAATACGTCACAGGACAGCGTATCACGCATGTGTGTGCGGATCTGACTTCGTTTGTTGAGGGCCGGGTCTTGGACGACGACGCAAGCGTCCTCCTGCGATTCTCCGAAGGAGCTCGAGGCATTCTTCATGCCAGTCAGGTTTGCATCGATGAGGAAAACGGCTTAAGCATTCGTGTTTATGGGACTGAAGGCGGACTCGAATGGCACCAAGAAGAGCCGAATACGCTGATCCTAAAGTGGCCCAACCGCCCGCGCGAAATTGTGCGGGCTGGAGTCAATTCGCATGCCGACTTAGCTCCAGCTGCTCGTGCGGCGTGCCGACTTCCTTTGGGCCATCCTGAGGGGTTTATCGAAGCTTTTGCAAACGTCTATCGGGGATTCACTCAAGCATTGGCGTGCAGGGCTGGAGAATCGGTGCCTGACCCCCAACGTCTCGACTATCCGACAGTCGAGGAAGGAGCCCGCGGTGTCGCATTTGTGGAAGCAGTCATCCGCAGCGCAAAGTCCGACGCAGCCAAATGGGTCCCCGTTGCCGATCTACGCTCTGAGGAGGCAAACCCATGA